The Sorex araneus isolate mSorAra2 chromosome 7, mSorAra2.pri, whole genome shotgun sequence nucleotide sequence AATATACTGTAGGTGAGAGAATGAGTCTCAAGAATACATAAGAAGAAAATACTTATGTTAGAACAATACAAAGCACAAAGACCTACACCACCATGAGTATTTGAGGAAAGAGTAAACTGTCAGGTGATACAGCTAATGATAGACTATTTGCTAGAGTGAAGATTTTACTCAAAGTTTATTAGAAAACTAACTGGAGGACTTTGAGCAAACAAAGTCCCTGGTTACTTGTGGAAAACTAAGCATTTAGTCTATTTACCTGTTTATCCTTCTATTTTATTCACCactaccatcaccatcaccacctctctcctgcccctcactcTTCACTGCTCACTTCAATACCTTATAAAGCAATGTCCCCTAAAAAGTAAGGTttcaattttttgcttttttaaaacgagtaaggtttttttaaaaaatggaagagtaagatatgcatatttcatatatttccttCCCTTCACAACTGTAAAAATGATTGTTTAAATTTTACATGGAAGGTGCTACTGTCTATAAACATAAATGACTACCATTAGgcaactcaatttttaaaagaacaaaaacaaatcctcACCTGGAGGAGGACCACCAAATTTCCTTTGCCCATTTTCTTGAACCATGCTGTAACCAGTCTTTTCCATCAAAGCTAGTAAAGCTGCCTCATTCTGAGTACCAGTTCGAACTTTACTACATCCATTTGTTCCATCTAAATTTTCTTCATTCATGGTTGCTATtcctaaaaccaaaaatttaaagattttaagCTGTAACAGGGAACACCAGCAATCTATAAAACATTGGAGTTGCAAAAAATCAAATTCGGCTGGGGTTGCTAAAATGGGTGATCAcaataccctaaaggagagagtaaaaaaggaatcttcctgccacagaggtgggagggggtgagggggggaagggtactgggaacattggtggtggagaatgggcactgggggagacatgggtactcaatcattgtatgactgaaacgtaagcacgaaagtgtgtaagtctgtaacaatctcacggtgattcattaaaaatatttttaaaaattaaaaaaattaaaatatattctgtaCTGATATACAGCTGCCTAACTACTTTTAAGACTTATATTTTGTGTGCTAATTCCCTCATAATGATTATTTCTTACTCCCTGTAAACCAGGATACAATGAGCCTGATGGtgtcctttaaaagaaaattaaataggtGAGCAATGTAATTCTGCCCTTAAGTTATTCTCTACAACAGAATctaaaaacttttgttttaatcgtatttattttcatattaatttaaaCACTCAATCTGTGCTTTTAGGAGTATCATCTAGCATTATTTTAGATGATAtgtcattattaattttattgatccTCTTCCTACACAGCTGGTTATCAGGTTCCTTTACAAACATTGACATAAAAATACTCCTATAAGATTAGGGGGTGGGGTTGATTCACACACgagcatctggtggtgcttacggTTCGTGGTGCTTATGGTTCACGCTGCTCTGGCTTTGTGTTTGAGGATGCTCACAATGGTGATTGGGggactctggggtgccagggatctaaccaagAATAAGGCATATTCTCCAGCCCTTTATTCtattggcagggggaggggagggagaaggttgggggtgatgcacagggcttactcctggctctgcactcaataattactcctggcattgcttggggaaccatacgggatgctggggattgagcccgagtcagccgcatgcaaggcaaatgccttacctactgtactatcactccagtcctatttctatttttaaataacaagttTGGTGACCCGGAGAAATAGCAAAGCAGCAGTGCTTATACCTCTACCATTACACTATatgccccaggttcaatttccaggacTACAGAACAGATTTTTCTCTCCTAATTGGCATATGTATGGGTTTGATATGTtcgttttcctttttgtttttctctgtgtgttttgttttataatgccaaggactgaatccaagacttcacatatgcaaggcaaatccatCCTCCATCTCTTAAAACAGATGTATAGCTCATTTGGGTAACTTTATAGTTGTTATCTCTATATGtgttaattttgtatttgttataTAATTCATATTTGTGAAGTTTATATTTGTTATATCTTTAAGTTCTTTAATTTTTGCAGTCTCTAAAGTTGTATTAATGCCCTTCAGTAGGGTTTTTACTTCATATATCCACTTTTATTCCTAGAACTTCCTTTTGTTTCTATATCTATTATCTACATAAAGATTCATTTGTTTACATATAATTATGTTAGTTCTTATAAATTTCTGTTGATTCCCTATTTCTGTAATCTTTATAtctatttctcttcctttgtttttgtttctgagccacacacattgatgatcagggatcattctagTCAGGCTCTGGGaactatctggggtgccagggatccaatcgaTTGGCCActcacaagacaagcaccctaccctgtaCTCTTTTTCAGTTCTCTCTATAAGTACTCGTATCTAtacatgtttttctatttctatttctagcggtttctttttggctttttgggtcacacccagcggcgcttaggggttactcctgacactgtttgggcaaccatatgggatacccggatcagtggcatgcaaggcaaatgctctctcttctggactatcattctgaccctatttctgcatatttttttaaattttttaatgaaacaccgtgagatagaattacagacttacacacttttgtgattacatttcaatcatataatggtcaagtacccatccctctaccagtgcccattctccactatcaatgttcccagtatccctcccgccaccccagaATCTTAAAACTTTTTAGGAAGACCGCTGAGTCAGTAAGCAGTACCTTTAGGAGATGTATGCTActgagagggagaaataaaaaagcaagcaaCAACAAAGACACAAGTGGAAAACAAGTGGGTAAAGAAAAAAGGTAGgagttataaaaaaatataattgctgATTACTACCATATACTGATCAAGATTTAAGTTATCTGATCATATaaggcaaatatatatttttctgtgactTTAATCCATCAGATAAATATAGCCTAATGTTAGCAATCATCAGGAACAATGCCAAGTATAAAACGTTAATCAGAGCTTTGAATAAGTAACCTGGACATCAAACCAGGTCCTGTCCTACTTACTCCCACAGCCACTTCTTGTCTCAGCAGAACCTGAAGTTTCTGTGACTTCCAATTGGCAGCAACTTGACGAACTTACATCAATCCACAGCAGATCCTATCAATGCCAGGATTGATGGTTAGTTGTGGATCTAGGAAAGTAGTGCAGCGAGCCCACTAGAGCCATCTCTGGCCCCAACCACTACAGGGGTTGTAaaataccagggactgaacttggggtcTGGTGCATGAAAATCATGCACACTCACCTTTGAGCTATCACCTGgacctcttatttttttaaataaacttaatattCATAATAGTCATTTCCTTAGCCAGAAACATTGATCCTAACGATCAACaccataatttactttatatcGTAATTTTATGTTTCATGTAATATTATCATGGAGAAATATATACTCCACAAATATGGGTGTTTTAagagtttcttttaaaaaccaGAAAACTGCTTTGACTTCTAACAGAACTTCATTCTCTGTAATACAGTATTTTTCAGCAcctctcctttttttgtttatatgcaactccaggaatcaaacccagggcctcacacatgcaatctAAGTGCTCTAATGCTGAGCCACACCCTTCATTCCgcacattttataaagaaattttcaGTCACAGCAACTAATATGACTGAATGCTACTACTTTTGTGGTTGTAAAAATTTGGGCAACTTAATTTCCTTATGcctatatttttcatttggaaAATGGGAGTACCAATACAAGTTATCACACAAGTTTGATACCAGAACTGAATGTATATTAAACACTGTTGGAGTTAtattaaatcacatttttaaagtgGGTTGACAAATATTATAGGCAGTTCATCTTAATTTTTCATGCACCTGTACTGCTGACGACACATGCAACTTTGTTTTTTCAgaaatatcttttgttttctcagaGACGGTAGGCTGGGTGTGAGGTGGTAGACAGATACTGAGGAAAGAGAACAAGCATGTCTATACTAGACAAAGGGCGGGAATGAAGAGGACACTACCAAAGAAACTGCCACTCCGGGCATATCAATGGAGCTAAAAACTATGTGACTCTAAAGCTCTTCTTAGTTTTAGAATACCTGAATTTCTCTGAATAAGAAAGAAACAGCCACAACCATACCCGTTTAATATATTCAGTACTAGTACTCAGGTCAGCTAGTAGCTATGGAGCTAGGCTGCCtccattcaattttcttttcacttagcaGCTCAATAGTTTTAAGCAGCTTCTTAGCCTTAGGGGTCTCAATTTCCTaatctatatataaaatacaagaagaaagcTTGCCTGTCAGCTTTTAAGACTGTTAAGTTGGTTAACtggtattttaaaaagcaacaaaactcctaggattctttttatcttttggttAAAATTATTCACAAACATTACTGTACTTAACTTTTCAAATGTTTCAACATCCTCTAGTACTATAATTTAGAATCCAGATACCCAATGTATcttcacaggtttttttttttctccaaaacaaaactgtgACACCAGACAGAAATAAGCTGAGAATAATAGACCTAAATTTATAAAGGTCAGGAAATTTCTCACCATTACCTCTGATCCCTACAACTACTGGAGGGGTGTTTCAATCttactaaaagaaaattatttccacaGATGAAAACCTGAGACTAACAAGGAGAAATTGTATTATCAAAAAAATCTCAGAGCCAAAAAGTGAAGAAATGCTGTTCAGGTCAGCTTGACTTCAAATATCCCTTTCTGACAAGAAAATCATTTTAGGAACATCTTAAAAGTCCCTCAAGAAACAGAGAAGCTTTTTCACAAATGGAAACAATCTATAAACTGATATGAGCTGAAAGTGACTCTAAAGCTCTTTTTACATCTCTTgcccgcaggcctggctgtcttccccggggcctctcggaggggatgggctccagcttccctccccacctcgagcagagctcccggcggccgaagaccaccggaacctaggtacagccatgctggaggcccctctccacacattcggacgggcctcacacatgaaggtaccagcagaggaacccaggtgtgtgtaatcccatcaacggccaacatccagagacttaaaagcaagctcccagaagcgcgctgccgatatcttgtagcctacttctccctctaggagaaactggcaagcttctgagtttcctgcccacatgggacagctttgaaagcttcccatggtgtattcataggcTAAATCCAGTAActaagctggatcccattcccctgaccctgaaagagcctccagtgtgacatcactgggagggcGGAGTCGAGAGAGACTCCTAagacctcagggaaaggacgaatggagaggttactgagcccacttgagaaattgatgattaatgggattttgtgatcgtgatcgtgatcttaAAAGTCCCTCAAGAAGCAGAGAAGCTTTTCACAAATGGAAACTTAGAATCTATAAACTGATAGAGCTGAAAGTGACTCTAAAGCTCTTCTTGGTTTTAGAATACCCTAATTTTTTCTGAATgacaaaaaaagaatcactaaCATATCCATTTCATACATACAAACTCTTTTCCAAATATAGATTTGCTCATAAGCAGCTTTCACCCAAGAATTCAGTAGAAATCGGGCAGTAAAATATCTCATGCATTTATAGTTACTACCTGTCATCCTCTTTATTTCCCCAAATTTGTCAGCCTATTATTTCTTAACCTAAGACTCTTTAATCAAACTTCCTAATGAGTATTAGTGTTAATAAGGTGTCTATAAGCATCCTGAAttcaacatatacaaatataaatgtcATTTTACCTTCcacattttttcctattttacccTACTTCTCTTCCATCAATTCACACATTTAACCAACAAATGCTACAAAATACACACACCCTTCTCCAAAGTGAAGTAGAATAGAAGTTAAATTAGACTTTTCTTTGACTAGCAGATATCTGTACTCTATCTCCTGATaacaatctttttctttctatcccCAGAGCTAGTTCCAAACTATTATTTGAATTAGTGTTAGATTCCTCATTGGTTGTTCCAGATTCCTGTCCTGTCACCATCAAACAAATTCTCCATGTTGCATTCCAGGTACTATCAAGTATAACTCTGGCTATCTTAATTAAGCCTCtactaaaaatcaaaacaaagggtaaaaatcagcattttttaatcttataatcAAGAATTctcttctgaaaaataaaaatgttttatagaaaACATTACTAGAATATATTTACTGTATAAATAGACTATTGTTGAAGACTGGTatcataaaaaaacataaaaataagacaaaattacaaacaggGAAAATGATCTGCAGCACAcctaataaaaagtttaattccCTCAAAATAAAAGAGCAGTATGGAGTCACAAAAGCAGTGTGGAGTCACAGTTAAGTACAAACCCAGGTCCTTCAAAGATTTCTCACAGGCCAACCCTGACTCATACTACTTATGACTTTTAGGCACATTTTTTAACCTCTCACAGTCTTAGTTTTAGCTCTAGGATGAGAAGAATTTTTACCTACATGGTTGGTGGATTTcaactttataattaaaaatatgcttttgcaCCTAAATACTAGAAAAGAGTATCTGAATTTATTAATCCAATAAAACAACATTCAATTCAGAAGTTTCTAGATAGTAATGTTTTCTAATAAATCAATTaacaaaatgtttaataaaataagaaaaacgcAAACTGTGGACCAGGGACTTTCAAACtcaaattcattcatttgttcaataAATGTCTGTTAAGTCTCAATTTATATCAATTTGTATGCTGGCACTCTTCCTTAGATCTGATCCGCAACCATAAATGAAATACTCAACTCTTTCCTGCATGCTTATACTCCAggggaagacaagtgataaataaaataatatatgctaGAACATAGAGGTTGGAGTATGAAAAGGGAAACAGGATACTTTGGAGATAGTGGATGACAGGAGGCAGGGCACATTCTTCAACAGGCTAGCCagaataaaattcacaaaacttGAGCCAAGACCAGGGGGAACCTTGTCATGCAGTTACCTGAGAAATCCATTTCACATAAAAGGAGAATGAGGACAAAGGCCCAATGAGAGAAATCAGCAAGGCTCGGGAGACCTAACGTGCCACAGGGCAAAGGGAAATATGGTCAAGAGGTTGCAGAAGCTGCCTCACGAAAGCCTTGTAATTAAAGAAGGATTCTAGCTTTTgctcttttcattttaaagttcTGAGCACAATtactcattttaaaaaagtaCCATCTGGATATCATGTGGATAAGTTCATGGAAGATCAGCTGGAAGATTATAATACAGATGGAGATGATGAACCTCTCCAGCTCAGGTtcgaaagtaaaagtaaaatccTTGTACATATCAAAAGAGACTGCAGTGAAGTCTAAAAGGAGGAGTCTCTTAATAATATAGTTTgaaaggatcactgtcactgtcatcctattgctcatcgatttgctcgagcgggcacaagtaatgtctccattgagagacttcttgttagtgtttttggcatgtcaaatatgccacaggtagcttgtcaggctcttctgtgcaggcgggatactctaataAATGGTTATCTAATTATCTAATATattggttgcttgctgggctctccgagaggggcggaggaattgaacctgggtcggctgcgtgcaaggtaaacgccctacccgctgtgctagcgctccagccgcCATTATTTATGAGGGGAAATATCCACATTCTCTTTGTGAAGAGAATATTAATTTCTTCTCATagtttattaaattcattttatgttCTCTCATCTATTTTCTCAGACAATCTTCCTGATCACAGCATGCTGGGCAAGTACTACTGAGGGCTGCAAATGGAAAAGCAAATTGACATGACAGAGTCTTCGAGTTTGCCTTCGGTGCAAAATAGGATGTTGGGTCAGGGACAGGAGACTTAGGTAGGAGGGAACGATACCTGTGTCTAAGAGGACCAGAGAAGATGAGGGAGGACACCCCATCTGaattaaactttgaaaaaaagcAAGCAGGAATTTTCCCAGAGGGAATGGGGGTTGCTAGATGCCCATAGAAATCACCATGGGAAGCTTAACTGGGCAAGAGTGAATGAGGCTGATCAAGAATCACTGGAACCTTTGCTAATCAAGTCCAAAACAGGTTCTATGGTGGTGGGACCATTGCCCCATCACATAGGACTAGGAGGGGGTAAGGGCAAGCACACAGAATTCTTCTAAGAAGCTGCTTCTGAGAAAATACGGAAACAACCAAAAACCACCTGGGTTCATGATGTGGACTGAGACCATTGGCTGAGGGATAGGTCCAACTAGCAGCTCTAGGGGTTATCTGTGGGGGTAGATCAGAAAAAGGGAAATGGAAAGAGCCGATTCTGCATTTACTACATGCTCTGGTCGCCTGATGCTGTGATTTTCTCCTCTGAAACAGGATTGGATGAGGCTGGCATGCAGATCTGTAGTTGGTGGTGCCGTTCCCTCCCACCTGCATCCTCTTGAGATGATCAAGAGGATTTATTTACTTCAAAACATAGCAGAGGCCTTTAGCTGTCCTTTACAAATTATGACAGGGGCATCCACCTAACAACTCCATGCAGACTGCCCTGCAGAAAATTGTGCTGCCCAATGTGAGACATCATATCCAGAGGTGGTTCTACTGCCACCTGTCAGCTGTGAGAAGTCAGGAGCCAGGAGAGATGGCGATGCTCCCAAAAGTACTCATGGCAAATGGGGCATGTGAGGGACTCGTCTCTCAGCTTTGAGTGTAGGTCAGGGCCTGCCTGCTCCTTCTTGTGGTGGGACCACATACGGAGCACGAGGTCAGAGGTCAGGTAGAAGGAGAGGTTGCATTTGGCACAACAGTTCTGGGTGGACAAGTTCAGGGAGGCGAAGGTGGGTGGCAAGAGGGCCCAAGAAGAGGAGGACAATGATGGGGCGGCCATCTGTGCTGTAGTGTGCTTAAGCCACAGTATTGCTGCACCCTGGAAAGCACTGCATACAGGAGTAATTTGGGGCAATGTTTGCACATTCCAGATACCACTCACAAAGAGCTTGGAATACGAAAGTGAACCCCAACAAGACCTGTCTACTTCATTGATGAGTCCCAACaactcccccagcctgccccctgcctgGAAAACAGAGGAGGCTTGTCCAGGTCTCTCTGCTGGACATCTGGTAGGTTTGCTGAAAGCACTTCTCTGCTCCTTCTGGGCTCTGCTAGGCCACATGGAAAAGACTTTGCTATCACTCGGGTCCCTGGGGAAGTCCTCAATCAGCTGTTGGGGGGCCATCACACTTCCTCTCCTGGAACTGCCACTTCCCCAGCCTCTGTTTGTGCTGAGGCACTTCCTTGAAGGCATTCTGCCCCtcttcccagcatccctggggcGACAGTGGCTTTTCTCTTCTGAGCTTGTCTGGGGATGCTAACAATGCCAGCTCAGCACAGACTATATCCGAGTTTGAAAGGACAGTCAACAAAATTCTCTCAGATAGATAAGTCTGGGAGTTTTAGCTTCAGCAATAATATGAGAGCACAGAGATAAGGAGAGTGAGGAATAACAGATATCACAACAAGATCAGAATTCAAACTGGACATGCCTTAGTGTGACAGGTCATATTAGGGACTGAGTGATCAGTGCTCTAGCACTGGCTTCACGTATATTAATACCCTGAATTTCCATCCCTTGCACCATAAAGGGGGGTAAGGGGGATGAGCGATATTAAAGGAGGAAAGTATTAAGTATTTAGCTTACATATGGctaactcaggttccatccctgccccacatatagtccccccaagaATCACCATAAGTCATCCCTGCTCAGAAAGTCAaacatagtccctgagcattgctagatatggccccaaaatacaatACAGAGAAAACCTCTTTTAACGAGAAAATTACTCGAAACACAAGCTAATCTTGGTTCATTTTAAATGCTCTtaacatagtaaaaaaaaaaaagaaacttgccaAACAATATTACATATCTCACGCACAATTAggtttaaaaattgaaacaaaaagatAACTCAGTTGGCAGATCACATGTAAGAGATCCAAATCCCTAGAACTGTGTGGTCCCTTGAAAACTGCCAAGAgcaaactcctgagcacagagctggaagtagtcccaaagcaccacccaggcttaaccccaaaacaaaaaaatagaatttttaaacatATCTAGTACTGTAATTTAAccaaatttctaaaaaatttagaattcaaaaAATCTCAAAGAATTATAAATCAAACTTAATGCAGGCAAACAGTATCTTCATATTCATTCTAAAAATTCCAGATCTGAAAATGACCAAAATCTCTGGGAAGCATAGCAGTCTTAGGCATTATGACAATTCTGACATACCAACAGAGGCTCAATTAATCCTCTACCATTTTCAGCTGTAGTTTATATGCCAAATCATCCTACAAGCTGTTTTTCCTTACCCTGTTGACCCAAGGAATTCATCTAAGAAAAAATTGGGTCctgaataagaaaacaaatagcaaaaCAGAGGCAAGAAGAATAAACTTAAAATTGTTGTGCAGCATATAAACTCCACTTTCCAcaactgaatcttttttttacttcttatttatttattttttagtaagcCTGAACTTTAAAAGATTTCTTTCCAGTTTAGGttcaaaagtaaaagtaaaaacaaaactgttATAAAAGTAGGTAAAACGAGCATAGATAATCATTGGATAGTCAAGTGGCAATTTAAATCAAATGTTTAGCTTTAGATTTGGgggattttgttgttggttttggtttctggaccacacccagcacccaggaCTTCATCCTGgttcacactcagggatcacttctggcaacaccagggataaaaccaggcatagctgtaggcaaggcaagatagatatagatagcaccctctgtgctatctctctctctggtcccaagaattTAGCTTTACATATCTTCACTAATTTTGAATTCTACAAATTAGCAAACAAACTTAAATGAATTTTTACTGTCttcaaaatgcaaaatatgtatttaaaaaaaagttttagctaGGTAGAATAGTTTCTCTAAAGAAATTActtcatgggggccagagcaatagtaaagcagataaggcacttgccttgcagactgccaaccaggatttgatcctagcaccctatatggttccccaagcctgccagaagtgatctctgggtgcagagccaggagtaagccctgagtactatcatgtgtaacccaaaaaagaatgaaactacaTCATATTACATCAAACCTATATTCTGAATTGCAGTAGGTGTTCAGTTACTGCTGTGAAGCATTTCCTTACAGGACTGAGAAAACAGAAACCCCAGCAGTCAATGTTATTCAAAAACTGCTTTCTCTGCAAATAATCTCATTTAAAACTCCCAGTGTACAAGAACCTAAGCCACAATGTTGAGGACTAATTGTATTTTATGAACCTGATAAAATgacattttgtaaaatttattgtttttttaaaaaggactctaatagtaaaaaaaattaaaacactttttagATAGCACATTAGCTCCTTTAGGGCACTCATTAAAATTATGTggcattaaattttataattttttaatttagttgttGCTAAGAAATGCAGGGCCATAGCTGGCAGGTCAACAGGGGGGGGTTAGTCGTAATTCGTTTTATTCCAAGTCTGTACTATAGCAACATGAATGAAAAAATAGGGATTAGTCAAAATTTCATGGGCAATTTTTATTTggataaagttttttaaaataaaggggtATAGATGCATCAGttcaattttcttaatatattaaatattatatcgGGGGCGGCTGGGTCACACCTTGAGGGACTATGTGTGGTGCAATGGATCTAAAAGGGGTGGGGTCCACACCGAACTATCTTTTCATCCTCAATTCCACTTTGAAGAGTGGGAGCATATTGTAGTTCCAGAAGTAAAAtaactttgataattttttttttactagttctTCTACAGATTCTAATAATAATGTGAAGGGTAGGTTTACACTAAAACTGACTTAAAATTTTGagctatttttataaaatagtaacTAGAATATTAAACACAGTGGCAGGCTTAGGGTTGGATAGATAGTGCAGAGAAAAGattcttgccttgcgtgcagccaaccgggttcaatccccagcaccttatatgctccccagagcccagccaggagtgatccctgagcacaaacccagaaataagccaagagcactgccagaagggaccccaaaacaaatagaaagatgcatatattcaaaaacaaatagaaagatgCACATATTGGCAGGTTTAAATCTGGAAAGActtaaaatttaaactattttaagaaataactagtaaaatttttttaaatattttcaacacAAAAGTAATAATTATTTGAACTCAGAATAAAGCCATACACAAGAGAATCAAAACTCTCATACATAATACATAATCACAACATATACCTTACATAAGGTATTCAATAATCTGACTTCAAATTTTAAACTAtgtttcttctctcattttcttgCCTCGCCAACCATCcggttaaaaaataatacaacGGGAGAAACATTATCCAGTGATGATATGCAAACCTGGACAGATTTTGCAATGACTCCATTTCTGCTCATATAACCTCACTAGGGAAACAGCAAGCTTCTTAACCAAAATGAGATCACTAATAATGAGACGCTGAACTTCGGTCCATAAATCGGGTATATTTTTGCTGCTTCTAGGTCTTACCCTCATCATACATCCAGGGTCacatatattcattttctaaTGTCAATGGTTTGTGCTCTCACCACAGAGATGCTCAAGACTACTACTTCACCCTCTTAAGTAGAAATGAACGGAACAGCGTCTTTCGTAAAAAACGAAGGCACTGCCAACTGCGGCCCTAACAGCAATCTTCACTGCTGTAAGTAAGCTCGCCGACTTTTCCTTTAACGACACCCTCGAAACGTGTCCAATACTCAGATCCGTAAGAGGCTCTAACTCTGAAAAACAGCTCCCAAAGGATGCTGCTCAAACTCAAACACAACGCCCCAGCTCTGGAAATAAAAACTCTCATTcccggggactggagcgatagcacagcgggtcgggcgtttgcctggcatgcggccgacccgggttcgattcccagcatcccatagggtccccttagcaccagcaggagtaattcctgagtgcagaaccaggagtaacctctatgcctctccaggtgtgacccaaaaaaagcaagaaaaagaaaaaactctctTCCCCTGACCTGTAACGAAGCTTGTAATCACCCACACGAGTTGACGTGTTCGCGCACTCACGCACGACCCGCGGGAGCCGTTCTAACGCCTTCCTCGAACCCAAAGCCAGCGTCCAAGAGCGGGGAGGGGAGCGAGCGTCAGGAGGG carries:
- the LOC101540806 gene encoding LOW QUALITY PROTEIN: zinc finger protein 488-like (The sequence of the model RefSeq protein was modified relative to this genomic sequence to represent the inferred CDS: inserted 2 bases in 1 codon), encoding MRVFISRAGALCLSLSSILWELFFRVRASYGSEYWTRFEGVVKGKVGELTYSSEDCFCAELALLASPDKLRREKPLSPQGCWEEGQNAFKEVPQHKQRLGKWQFQERKCDGPXQQLIEDFPRDPSDSKVFSMWPSRAQKEQRSAFSKPTRCPAERPGQASSVFQAGGRLGELLGLINEVDRSCWGSLSYSKLFVSGIWNVQTLPQITPVCSAFQGAAILWLKHTTAQMAAPSLSSSSWALLPPTFASLNLSTQNCCAKCNLSFYLTSDLVLRMWSHHKKEQAGPDLHSKLRDESLTCPICHEYFWEHRHLSWLLTSHS